A stretch of Natator depressus isolate rNatDep1 chromosome 2, rNatDep2.hap1, whole genome shotgun sequence DNA encodes these proteins:
- the LOC141983383 gene encoding cathelicidin-related peptide Oh-Cath-like, whose amino-acid sequence MLKSLGPRMERGWGVLMMLGVAVATTTSPLPQTRSYEVAVSHAVDLYNQKAPGDSLFRLLEADPQPGWDENSQSTQELNFLIKETVCPVSEKAVTEQCDFKEDGLVRDCSGYIFPEQQPATILITCDTVAEEPTRVRRSRFGRFFKKVRKQLGRVLRHSRITVGGRMRF is encoded by the exons ATGCTGAAAAGCCTGGGACCAAggatggagagaggctggggagtCCTAATGATGCTCGGGGTGGCCGTAGCAACCACCACGTCACCTCTGCCGCAGACACGGAGCTACGAAGTGGCAGTTTCCCATGCTGTTGACCTCTACAACCAGAAGGCACCTGGAGACTCTCTCTTCCGGCTCCTAGAGGCAGACCCTCAGCCTGGATGG GACGAAAATTCTCAAAGCACTCAAGAGCTGAATTTCCTCATTAAAGAGACTGTGTGTCCAGTGTCGGAGAAAGCTGTCACGGAGCAGTGTGACTTCAAAGAGGATGGG CTGGTGAGAGACTGTTCAGGTTACATCTTCCCTGAGCAGCAGCCGGCCACCATCCTGATCACCTGTGACACAGTGGCTGAGGAG cctacTCGTGTCCGGCGGTCCAGGTTTGgaagatttttcaaaaaagtgAGGAAGCAGCTCGGCCGTGTTCTCCGCCACTCCCGCATCACAGTTGGGGGACGAATGAGATTCTAA